A window of the Desulfocurvus vexinensis DSM 17965 genome harbors these coding sequences:
- a CDS encoding helix-turn-helix domain-containing protein, which translates to MNLQILAQNVRRLRTAKRLSQSALADDAGLSLPAIKSLELAKSEPRMRTMQAIAKALDVKIQELFQPVRELRTVRFRSAKRMQNRENVLAEVARWLDDFNFLEESLKKKMPFSLGAVRRQCSRDRLAEAAGLCRKKLGLKVTEPIHDICGMLEHAGVKVFPVPMASDSFFGLSVGEEDGGPAVVVNVWERISVERRIFSAAHELGHLMLHPDAYDVTKVDESKEEEQEADRFAGHFLMPNEGFRKEWNEAAGLHFVDRVFKVKRIFRVSYKTVLSRLLEEGAVDKSIWMKFNMAYQQHFNRKLSFKEEPMGIDPAEPFGMQRFDFYEDRFKRLTREAVEKDKISLSRGAEMLRIGIEEMQDLLQNWEVIL; encoded by the coding sequence ATGAATCTGCAGATACTCGCCCAAAATGTGAGGCGGTTGAGGACTGCGAAGCGCTTGAGTCAAAGCGCCCTGGCGGACGACGCGGGTCTCTCCTTGCCGGCGATAAAGAGTCTCGAACTCGCAAAGAGCGAGCCACGGATGAGGACCATGCAGGCTATCGCCAAGGCCCTCGATGTGAAGATTCAGGAGCTTTTCCAGCCGGTTCGGGAATTACGCACCGTCCGGTTCCGTTCGGCGAAGCGGATGCAGAATCGCGAGAATGTCCTGGCCGAGGTGGCGAGGTGGCTTGATGATTTCAATTTCCTCGAGGAGAGTCTGAAAAAAAAGATGCCGTTCAGCCTTGGCGCTGTCCGGAGACAATGCTCCAGAGACCGCCTCGCCGAGGCGGCCGGACTCTGCCGGAAAAAGCTGGGGCTGAAGGTCACCGAACCCATCCACGACATCTGCGGCATGCTCGAACACGCGGGCGTGAAGGTTTTCCCGGTTCCCATGGCTTCCGATAGTTTTTTCGGCCTCTCTGTGGGCGAGGAGGACGGCGGGCCGGCGGTGGTGGTGAACGTATGGGAGCGGATTTCGGTGGAAAGGCGCATTTTCAGCGCCGCCCATGAACTCGGTCACCTCATGTTGCATCCCGACGCCTACGACGTCACCAAGGTCGATGAAAGCAAGGAGGAGGAACAGGAGGCCGACCGTTTCGCCGGGCATTTTCTGATGCCGAACGAGGGGTTCCGCAAGGAATGGAATGAAGCGGCCGGATTGCACTTCGTCGACAGGGTCTTCAAGGTCAAACGCATTTTCCGGGTCAGTTACAAAACCGTTCTCTCGCGTCTTCTGGAAGAAGGGGCCGTGGACAAGTCCATCTGGATGAAGTTCAACATGGCCTATCAGCAACACTTTAACCGGAAGCTTTCCTTCAAGGAAGAACCGATGGGCATCGATCCGGCGGAGCCGTTCGGGATGCAAAGGTTCGATTTCTACGAAGACCGATTCAAACGCCTGACCAGGGAAGCGGTGGAAAAAGACAAAATATCGCTCAGCCGCGGCGCGGAGATGCTTCGGATCGGTATTGAGGAGATGCAGGATCTGCTCCAGAATTGGGAGGTCATTCTGTGA